A portion of the Lolium rigidum isolate FL_2022 chromosome 1, APGP_CSIRO_Lrig_0.1, whole genome shotgun sequence genome contains these proteins:
- the LOC124654237 gene encoding uncharacterized protein LOC124654237, with the protein MCGLTEFMPVAPFVTMVLSSSSKPFPFVTATISAMSFQNSALQVAAARALSILCFTAYRVQPQLMENCTFIIDGSEIWRLQASISHILDKEENINNCLIVAIFNLLTSFVRYQPALFVSLTEEHARIKADRNNSVNSQISGSSVLSSSRSKSRLIEQILGYVVNSTEFMNRSPSLLLSILDLLEALWENGIQFICILDKLRSSRTFWESLSQCICATFDRCLVGSVVTADEKFSSRYNCRAKFFEIMSHELFLKGRLLVEAKTSNPVPEHTKEQKEPFASCPSNVVLKWFDSVLLEDFVKHLSSNGYAKELFHRAKVASCVCIIRLIMKLSTGDTASLSFSAVKKVQLFSSKLLQHQAFVALLSQYALHGYSGEQELTSLVINDLYYHIHGELEGRQITSGPFQELLCFLLEFKCFERNALDQPYRAFPGATDNILFDVAHTRDDLGVELWTHSDWKPEKEVAERMLDIMHKANKMKCDADAKLSTLRSFTTFLSVYIGTSSSNKVTLSDGGISTTALEAAIRCACTYFQSTVASLFPEVDTNEVLYPLLSGQVDLLLTLARFFFNQVKQTKNSARLHPVIVLLMKTSGASTSFLVDLMPSSPALKKPVKSLLVLILSLFGFIYNKDDIQDVSGDVNLFGESSVISMSLLPVLCKLAENRDYTDLAVGSMDLLLKGFIPPNVWLPILQKHFRLQAILHKCQNGAIVSIQVILNFLLTLGRTKDGAKMLQSANIFAFLKVLLSQLSLDDSCFRNSLSSQAKDVNIWGMALAIVASLNHSMDDDISRNCVANSTISFLSGQVPLMSSYLSAQNVGTHHSKKRAVLQQSQTSLSALGLTENILSLLCILAKYHFPHDTSMKEVDSELREIIIHLLAFISRGNAWTGDSPNWNPSFCCPPIVKEEVTLHEDPPLIRSNHGWFRFAASSTLSTAAVSAPSNAALSIVVRDKSSGDSGSAKQTRFTEMIAVQIYRIAFLIMKFLCSQAKEAVKRAEELEFVDLAHFPELPMPDILHGLQDQVVSIVTEVLEANVSSTLVSETDRVCHLLLVILETSLYMELCVSQSCGIRPVLGRFEDFSKGIKAMLHALEKHSGFKPLVRSLTQITTLLYPGLAQSNFLI; encoded by the exons ATGTGTGGCCTCACT GAGTTTATGCCAGTTGCACCTTTTGTTACTATGGTTTTGTCATCTTCATCAAAGCCATTTCCTTTTGTCACAGCAACAATATCGGCAATGTCATTTCAGAATTCG GCTTTACAAGTTGCTGCAGCTAGAGCATTATCAATATTGTGCTTCACTGCTTACAGAGTCCAACCTCAACTCATGGAAAATTGTACCTTTATTATTGATGGTTCAGAG ATTTGGAGATTGCAAGCTAGTATTTCCCACATTCTTGACAAGGAAGAGAACATTAATAATTGTTTGATCGTGGCTATATTCAACCTTCTGACTTCTTTTGTTCGTTATCAG CCTGCTCTTTTTGTTTCACTGACAGAGGAGCATGCAAGGATAAAAGCTGATCGTAATAATTCTGTAAATTCTCAGATCAGTGGTTCCTCTGTTCTCAGCAGTTCAAGAAGCAAATCTAGACTTATTGAGCAAATTTTAGGATATGTTGTGAATTCCACTGAGTTCATGAATAG ATCTCCTTCTTTATTACTTAGTATTCTTGACCTACTTGAGGCATTATGGGAAAATGGTATCCAGTTCATATGCATATTAGATAAGCTCAGAAGTTCTCGAACGTTCTGGGAGAGCTTATCGCAGTGTATTTGTGCTACCTTTGATCGTTGTCTTGTTGGCAGTGTTGTTACTGCTGatgagaaattttcttcaag GTATAATTGCCGGGCTAAATTTTTTGAGATCATGTCACATGAGTTGTTCTTGAAAGGAAGATTACTTGTGGAAGCAAAAACTTCTAATCCTGTTCCAGAACATACGAAGGAGCAGAAAGAACCTTTTGCATCTTGTCCAAGCAATGTTGTGCTCAAATGGTTTGATAGTGTTCTTCTGGAAGATTTTGTCAAACATTTGTCAAGCAACGGATACGCGAAGGAGCTTTTTCATCGTGCCAAG GTAGCTTCATGCGTTTGCATCATCCGTCTAATAATGAAGTTGTCCACTGGTGATACTGCCAGTTTGTCTTTCTCGGCAGTGAAGAAGGTCCAGCTATTCTCTAGCAAA TTGTTACAACACCAAGCATTCGTAGCTCTGCTCTCACAATATGCCCTTCATGGCTACAG TGGTGAACAAGAACTTACCAGTTTGGTAATCAATGATCTTTACTATCATATACATGGAGAACTCGAAGGTCGTCAGATTACTTCTGGTCCCTTTCAGGAGCTCTTGTGTTTTCTTCTTGAGTTTAAGTGTTTTGAGCGCAATGCTCTGGACCAACCATATAGGGCCTTCCCAGGAGCTACTGACAATATTTTGTTTGATGTTGCACACACTCGGGATGATCTTGGAGTTGAACTTTGGACTCATTCAGATTGGAAACCTGAAAAGGAAGTAGCTGAAAGAATGCTGGATATTATGCATAAAGCAAATAAGATGAAGTGCGATGCTGATGCAAAGCTTTCCACATTGAGGTCCTTTACAACATTTTTATCTGTCTACATTGGAACA AGTTCCAGTAATAAAGTCACCTTATCGGATGGAGGGATTTCCACAACAGCTCTGGAAGCAGCAATTAGATGTGCATGCACATATTTTCAGTCAACTGTTGCTTCGCTATTTCCCGAAGTTGACACCAATGAGGTTTTGTATCCCCTATTGTCTGGGCAAGTGGACTTACTGCTTACTCTTGCCAGGTTCTTTTTTAACCAAGTTAAGCAAACCAAGAACTCTGCTCGTCTCCATCCAGTTATTGTACTTCTTATGAAGACCTCAGGTGCCAGCACATCATTTTTGGTTGATCTCATGCCATCTAGTCCTGCTCTTAAAAAACCAGTGAAGTCCCTCCTTGTTCTGATTTTGTCTCTATTTGGATTCATATACAACAAGGATGACATACAAGATGTATCAGGTGATGTTAATCTGTTTGGTGAATCATCTGTTATAAGTATGAGTTTGTTACCTGTGCTCTGCAAATTGGCTGAGAATAGGGATTATACTGATCTTGCTGTTGGATCAATGGACCTACTATTGAAGGGCTTTATACCTCCTAATGTATGGTTGCCTATTCTACAAAAGCATTTCCGTCTTCAGGCTATACTGCATAAATGTCAGAATGGTGCAATAGTGTCTATTCAAGTAATTTTGAATTTCCTCTTGACCTTGGGGCGGACAAAGGATGGCGCTAAAATGCTTCAGTCTGCAaatatttttgctttcttgaaggTACTTCTGAGTCAGCTGTCTCTCGATGACTCCTGTTTCAGAAATTCTTTGAGCAGCCAAGCGAAGGATGTGAATATCTGGGGTATGGCTCTTGCAATAGTCGCCTCTCTCAACCATTCTATGGATGATGATATTTCTCGCAACTGTGTTGCAAACAGTACTATCAGCTTCCTTTCAGGACAAGTTCCGCTGATGTCGTCTTATCTATCTGCACAAAATGTGGGTACACATCATAGCAAGAAAAGGGCAGTGTTGCAACAGTCACAGACATCACTTTCAGCTCTGGGTTTAACTGAGAATATCCTCTCACTCCTGTGTATCTTAGCAAAATATCATTTTCCACACGACACTAGTATGAAGGAAGTGGATTCAGAATTAAGAGAGATTATTATCCACCTGCTTGCATTTATTAGCAGAGGAAATGCATGGACTGGTGATTCCCCAAACTGGAACCCATCTTTCTGTTGCCCTCCTATTGTTAAAGAAGAAGTGACACTTCATGAAGATCCACCACTCATCAGGAGCAATCATGGATGGTTCAGATTTGCTGCAAGCAGTACTCTGTCAACTGCAGCCGTTTCTGCTCCTTCCAATGCAGCATTATCTATAGTGGTCAGAGACAAGAGTAGTGGAGATTCTGGTTCTGCGAAACAAACTCGCTTTACTGAGATGATAGCTGTGCAGATTTACAGAATAGCTTTTCTTATTATGAAATTCCTGTGCAGTCAAGCCAAGGAGGCAGTAAAAAGGGCAGAAGAACTAGAATTTGTTGATCTTGCACATTTTCCTGAACTTCCCATGCCAGATATTCTTCATGGTCTGCAG GATCAAGTGGTTTCTATTGTTACTGAAGTACTGGAAGCAAATGTATCGAGCACTCTCGTCAGTGAGACAGATAGGGTATGCCATCTTCTGTTGGTGATCCTTGAAACATCACTTTATATGGAACTGTGCGTGTCCCAGTCATGTGGCATCAGACCCGTACTTGGTCGGTTTGAAGATTTCTCCAAGGGAATTAAGGCTATGCTTCATG CTTTGGAGAAACATTCTGGTTTTAAACCATTGGTTAGGTCACTTACTCAAATTACGACACTTCTGTATCCTGGGCTTGCTCAAAGCAACTTCCTCATCTAA
- the LOC124682956 gene encoding dnaJ homolog subfamily B member 4: MGLDYYNVLKVNRSATEEDLKKSYRRLAMKWHPDKNPGENKAEAEAKFKKISEAYEVLSDPQKRVIYDQYGEEGLKASADAGGSSSSMNGPSSHRFNPRNAEDVFAEFFGSSKPFEGMGRAKSMRFQTEGAGTFGGFGGGSDSKFRSYNDPVSASSSQPRKPPPVETKLPCTLLELYSGSTRKMKISRNVMKPNGQVTTESEILTIDIKPGWKKGTKITFPDKGNEQPNQLPADLVFVIDEKPHDQYTREGNDILFYQKIDLVDALAGTTVNLKTLDGRDLVIKLTDVVTPGYELAIAKEGMPIIKENGRRGNLRIKFDVDFPKKLSSEQRQNIRKVLGG; the protein is encoded by the exons ATGGGGCTGGATTACTACAACGTGCTCAAGGTGAACCGGAGCGCCACGGAGGAAGACCTCAAGAAGTCGTACCGGAGGTTGGCCATGAAGTGGCACCCCGACAAGAACCCCGGTGAAAACAAGGCCGAGGCCGAGGCCAAGTTCAAGAAGATCTCCGAAGCCTACGAG GTTCTCAGTGATCcgcagaagagggtgatatatgaTCAATACGGGGAAGAGGGGCTGAAGGCCTCCGCGGACGCTGGTGGCTCATCGTCGTCGATGAATGGTCCCAGCAGCCACCGTTTCAATCCTCGGAATGCCGAGGATGTGTTCGCCGAGTTCTTTGGCAGCAGCAAGCCTTTTGAGGGGATGGGGCGTGCCAAGTCGATGAGGTTCCAGACAGAAGGCGCTGGCACCTTTGGTGGGTTTGGTGGTGGCAGCGACAGCAAATTCAGATCATACAATGATCCTGTCAGTGCCAGCTctagccagcctcggaagccgccGCCTGTGGAGACGAAGCTTCCCTGCACGCTCCTAGAGCTATACTCCGGTTCAACACGCAAGATGAAGATATCCAGGAATGTCATGAAGCCTAATGG GCAAGTGACGACTGAATCGGAGATCCTGACAATTGATATAAAGCCCGGGTGGAAGAAAGGGACCAAGATCACATTCCCAGACAAGGgcaatgagcaaccgaaccagcttCCTGCTGATCTTGTCTTCGTCATCGACGAAAAGCCCCATGATCAGTACACAAGAGAAGGCAACGACATCCTGTTCTACCAGAAGATCGACCTGGTGGATGCATTGGCAGGAACCACAGTCAATCTGAAGACCCTCGACGGGCGTGACCTGGTGATCAAGCTGACAGACGTGGTGACACCAGGGTATGAGCTTGCAATCGCCAAGGAGGGTATGCCTATTATAAAGGAAAATGGGAGGAGAGGCAATTTGAGAATCAAGTTCGATGTCGACTTCCCAAAGAAGCTGTCGTCGGAACAGAGGCAGAATATTAGGAAGGTTCTTGGAGGGTAG